The Erigeron canadensis isolate Cc75 chromosome 4, C_canadensis_v1, whole genome shotgun sequence genome window below encodes:
- the LOC122596141 gene encoding E3 ubiquitin-protein ligase RGLG1-like has protein sequence MGCKSSKETKRDNAPIPRSGSQVTQRKLDRKYSTIGNGYKTLEQVASALTQEGLESSNLIVGIDFTKSNEWKGKRSFNKRCLHSVGVSQNPYEQAISIIGKTLSGFDEDNLIPCFGFGDASTHDQSVFSFYPDSSYCHGFEDVLRRYREIVPQLRLAGPTSFAPVVEMAMKIVEESGGQYHILLIIADGQVSRSGDTKNGQLSSQEQKTMDAIVKASNYPLSIILVGVGDGPWNMMKRFDDNIPSRAFDNFQFVNFTDIMSKNVDALTKQTKFALTALMEIPLQYKATLKLGLLGTRTGYAPNIVHLPPPCGMNLEFMNTIPPIAPHYHPSPSAPHYNPSMSSTYDNVCPMCLGKQGELALGCRHQPNFNRHNGIYG, from the exons GCTGTAAGAgttcaaaagaaacaaaacgGGATAACGCCCCCATTCCTCGTAGCGGCTCTCAGGTGACTCAAAGGAAGTTGGATAGGAAGTATTCGACAATAGGCAATGGCTACAAGACGCTTGAACAG GTTGCTTCGGCTCTGACTCAAGAAGGACTTGAATCATCGAATCTTATTGTTGGTATCGACTTCACTAAAAGTAACGAGTGGAAAG GGAAGAGGTCATTCAACAAGCGATGTTTACATAGCGTTGGAGTGTCACAAAATCCGTATGAACAAGCAATATCGATCATTGGGAAAACACTATCGGGTTTTGATGAGGATAACTTGATCCCTTGCTTCGGGTTTGGAGATG CCTCGACACATGATCAAAGTGTATTCAGTTTTTATCCGGATTCGAGTTATTGCCATGGATTTGAGGACGTTTTGAGACGATATAGAGAAATAGTTCCTCAACTTCGACTTGCTG GGCCTACTTCTTTTGCACCTGTTGTAGAAATGGCCatgaaaattgttgaagaaagcGGTGGCCAATACCATATTTTGCTGATTATTGCCGATGGCCAG GTTTCAAGAAGTGGTGATACCAAAAACGGCCAGCTCAGTTCACAGGAACAAAAAACCATGGATGCCATTGTCAAAGCAAG TAATTACCCGTTATCAATAATATTAGTAGGGGTTGGAGATGGTCCATGgaacatgatgaagagatttgATGACAATATACCTTCTCGAGCCTTCGACAATTTTCAG TTTGTGAATTTTACAGACATTATGTCAAAGAATGTGGATGCGTTGACAAAACAGACAAAATTTGCGTTAACAGCCTTGATGGAAATACCGTTGCAATATAAAGCAACCCTTAAGCTCGGTCTACTTGG CACTCGAACAGGCTATGCTCCAAACATCGTTCACCTTCCCCCACCTTGTGGCATGAATTTAGAGTTCATGAACACAATCCCTCCTATCGCTCCTCACTATCACCCGTCTCCTAGCGCTCCTCACTATAACCCGTCTATGAGTTCCACTTATGACAAT GTCTGCCCCATGTGTCTTGGTAAACAGGGGGAATTGGCTTTGGGTTGTAGGCATCAGCCAAATTTTAATAGACACAATGGGATTTACGGCTAA